From a single Brassica napus cultivar Da-Ae chromosome C9, Da-Ae, whole genome shotgun sequence genomic region:
- the LOC106412562 gene encoding E3 ubiquitin-protein ligase MBR2 produces MDGCAGKRSVDRMVLPRKASGPVLRENMKKNDEKSVSFCSRIACSAKVTSTMGTNRIGSTADNTKVGRPGKAIVASSSRAPGGFGNLRKPATGTTGRRQPSSNVDTGSSEKSSSLDHPAAVKPILPRLKTRRSAISVQSQNTVSREVVGSSSRGTIRSSHQKPGLRTRDTLVSVSPSVSSSSGSDHTLRGGLSRNGLRNLRCNAVSDVLPTKSSSGTKVSVTKKKNSDGESSSSSQGSKSSVSVMKGRNQSSTHGNGITVSDNRRKRTVPTIRDNSVVSSSGRRSWRLGAAVASPATSRQTPQPATPINPNPSLSVTPSNSHSSTDWLSSMMPGSPSEAHPSSSLVDRDGLSGYNMNGIAEALLALERIDQDQELTYEQLASLETNLFASGMIRFYDQHSDMRLDIDNMSYEELLALGDEIGTVSTALSEEALSRSLKKSIYQETDETGPISLDKADDIKCSICQEEYVDGDEVGTMPCEHMYHVSCVQQWLRMKNWCPICKTSAEEKMS; encoded by the exons ATGGATGGATGTGCCGGTAAGCGATCAGTTGACCGGATGGTTCTGCCTCGAAAAGCAAGCGGTCCTGTACTACGtgagaatatgaagaagaacGATGAAAAGAGCGTCTCTTTCTGCAGCCGAATCGCCTGTAGTGCAAAGGTAACTTCCACCATGGGAACCAACAGGATTGGCTCTACGGCTGACAATACAAAAGTTGGCAGGCCTGGAAAGGCAATTGTTGCGAGTTCATCTCGAGCTCCCGGTGGATTTGGAAACTTAAGAAAGCCAGCCACAGGTACTACTGGCAGGAGACAGCCCTCATCTAATGTGGACACAGGTTCTTCAGAGAAGAGCAGTAGTCTTGATCATCCAGCTGCGGTTAAGCCCATCCTTCCTCGCCTAAAGACTAGGAGAAGCGCAATCAGTGTTCAGTCTCAAAACACCGTCTCTAGAGAAGTCGTAGGAAGCTCAAGTAGAGGAACCATTAGAAGTAGTCATCAGAAACCTGGCTTGCGCACTCGAGATACTCTAGTGAGTGTGAGtccctctgtttcttcttcttctggtagCGACCACACTCTAAGAGGTGGTCTGAGCAGGAACGGATTGAGAAACTTGAGGTGCAACGCTGTCTCTGATGTACTTCCAACCAAATCAAGCTCTGGAACAAAAGTCAGTGTgactaaaaagaaaaactctGATGGAGAGAGCAGCTCCTCTAGCCAAGGCAGTAAGAGTAGTGTGTCTGTGATGAAGGGAAGGAATCAAAGCTCTACACATGGAAACGGCATCACAGTTTCTGATAACAGAAGGAAACGTACGGTACCTACCATCAGGGATAACAGTGTTGTTTCAAGTAGTGGTAGGAGATCATGGCGACTTGGAGCTGCTGTTGCATCCCCTGCTACTTCTCGGCAAACGCCTCAACCTGCAACACCAATCAATCCCAATCCTTCTCTTTCTGTTACTCCATCAAATAGTCACAGTAGTACCGACTGGTTAAGTAGCATGATGCCTGGTAGCCCCTCAGAAGCTCACCCTTCAAGCTCTTTGGTGGACCGGGATGGTTTAAGTGGCTACAACATGAATGGAATTGCAGAG GCACTGTTGGCACTGGAAAGAATTGATCAAGATCAAGAGCTTACATACGAG CAACTGGCTTCTTTAGAGACGAATCTATTCGCCAGTGGTATGATTAGATTCTACGATCAGCATAGCGATATGAGGCTTGACATTGATAACATGTCATATGAG GAACTACTAGCTTTGGGGGATGAAATAGGTACAGTGAGCACAGCTCTAAGCGAAGAAGCACTCTCGAGAAGCCTCAAGAAAAGCATTTATCAAGAGACGGATGAAACTGGTCCCATTTCTCTGGATAAGGCTGATGATATCAAGTGCAGTATTTGCCAG GAAGAGTATGTCGATGGAGATGAAGTAGGGACTATGCCATGTGAACATATGTACCATGTGAGCTGTGTACAACAATGGCTACGGATGAAGAATTGGTGCCCTATCTGCAAAACCTCTGCTGAAGAAAAAATGTCGTAG
- the LOC106412580 gene encoding flowering-promoting factor 1-like protein 2 produces the protein MSGVWVFKNGVIRLVENPYQSGGVTHGRRNVLVYLPTGEVISSYSSLEQILMSLGWERYFSGDSDLIQYHKRYSIDLISLPRDFSKFNSVYMYDIVIKNPNTFHVHVRDFH, from the coding sequence ATGTCAGGCGTCTGGGTGTTCAAAAACGGAGTTATACGTCTAGTAGAAAACCCATACCAGTCCGGTGGAGTGACGCATGGCCGGAGGAATGTCTTGGTTTACTTGCCCACCGGTGAAGTAATCTCCTCTTACTCGTCACTCGAACAGATCCTAATGAGTCTCGGGTGGGAGAGATACTTCAGTGGAGACTCAGATCTCATCCAATACCACAAACGTTACTCCATCGACCTTATCTCCTTACCAAGAGACTTCTCCAAGTTTAACTCTGTTTACATGTACGACATCGTCATCAAGAACCCTAACACCTTCCACGTCCACGTCCGTGATTTCCACTGA
- the LOC106413069 gene encoding uncharacterized protein LOC106413069 — MEGKTIGKYKTGDVYSYLKGPHDEVNWASIVWSPHGVPRHNFLVWLATLDRCPTKDRMISWGLQVSSLCPLCNAAGESRDHLFPECSFSFDLWSLCAPRCGITPIRQWDRTLTQMRNLRRNKAQRPLRTLTLLVWQAVIYWIWAERNARLHSNNFKSADSLFSTIDRQIRNKIQTLRESNPSLCSAISQLWFTHA; from the coding sequence ATGGAGGGGAAAACCATTGGGAAATACAAGACTGGTGATGTTTACTCTTACCTAAAAGGTCCGCATGATGAAGTCAACTGGGCATCCATTGTATGGTCTCCTCATGGCGTTCCACGACACAACTTTCTTGTATGGCTTGCAACCCTAGACAGATGCCCGACAAAGGATAGAATGATCAGCTGGGGATTACAAGTCTCCTCTCTCTGTCCTCTATGCAATGCAGCGGGAGAGTCGAGAGATCATCTGTTCCCGGAATGTTCATTTAGCTTTGATCTCTGGTCCCTGTGTGCCCCAAGATGTGGAATCACTCCGATTAGGCAGTGGGATAGAACTCTAACTCAGATGCGGAACTTGCGAAGGAACAAAGCTCAAAGACCGCTGCGTACTCTTACCTTACTGGTGTGGCAAGCGGTGATTTACTGGATATGGGCAGAGAGAAACGCCCGCCTGCACTCAAACAACTTCAAATCAGCGGACTCCCTCTTCTCCACCATTGATCGGCAGATAAGGAATAAAATCCAAACTCTTCGGGAGTCAAATCCCTCTCTTTGCTCAGCCATCTCACAGCTATGGTTCACACATGCTTGA
- the LOC106412575 gene encoding putative RNA methyltransferase At5g10620 isoform X2, giving the protein MATPYSSASLTPHEKGQAVRALPIRVITVGKKRAEGVRLLVDEYKAKLKPYCSFEDSLVRSNPRNAQDVRAQVEDEEVAVMKLIGSDDWVVVLDERGRDVDSEQMAELLGDAGNSGASRISFCIGGAYGHGSEVRKRANVTIRLSSMVLNHQIALVVLMEQLYRAWTILKGQNYHH; this is encoded by the exons ATGGCTACTCCTTACTCATCTGCTTCCCTTACTCCTCACGAAAAAG GTCAAGCAGTG AGAGCTCTGCCGATACGTGTGATAACAGTGGGGAAAAAGAGAGCAGAAGGTGTTCGACTCTTGGTCGATGAGTACAAAGCCAAGCTTAAACCGTATTGCTCCTTTGAGGATTCTTTGGTTCGCTCCAATCCTCGAAATGCTCA GGATGTTAGAGCTCAGGTTGAGGATGAGGAAGTGGCTGTGATGAAGCTTATTGGGTCTGATGATTGG GTTGTGGTGCTTGATGAGAGAGGCCGTGACGTTGATTCAGAACAGATGGCTGAGTTACTTGGGGATGCAGGCAATAGT GGAGCTTCGAGGATATCGTTTTGTATAGGTGGAGCTTATGGACATGGAAGTGAAGTGAGGAAGCGAGCTAATGTGACCATTAGACTCTCCTCCATGGTCCTGAATCATCAGATAGCTCTTGTTGTACTTATGGAACAGCTTTACAG GGCATGGACTATTCTCAAGGGCCAAAATTACCATCATTGA
- the LOC106412575 gene encoding putative RNA methyltransferase At5g10620 isoform X1 encodes MATPYSSASLTPHEKGRTCRYTGQAVRALPIRVITVGKKRAEGVRLLVDEYKAKLKPYCSFEDSLVRSNPRNAQDVRAQVEDEEVAVMKLIGSDDWVVVLDERGRDVDSEQMAELLGDAGNSGASRISFCIGGAYGHGSEVRKRANVTIRLSSMVLNHQIALVVLMEQLYRAWTILKGQNYHH; translated from the exons ATGGCTACTCCTTACTCATCTGCTTCCCTTACTCCTCACGAAAAAG GAAGAACATGTAGATACACAGGTCAAGCAGTG AGAGCTCTGCCGATACGTGTGATAACAGTGGGGAAAAAGAGAGCAGAAGGTGTTCGACTCTTGGTCGATGAGTACAAAGCCAAGCTTAAACCGTATTGCTCCTTTGAGGATTCTTTGGTTCGCTCCAATCCTCGAAATGCTCA GGATGTTAGAGCTCAGGTTGAGGATGAGGAAGTGGCTGTGATGAAGCTTATTGGGTCTGATGATTGG GTTGTGGTGCTTGATGAGAGAGGCCGTGACGTTGATTCAGAACAGATGGCTGAGTTACTTGGGGATGCAGGCAATAGT GGAGCTTCGAGGATATCGTTTTGTATAGGTGGAGCTTATGGACATGGAAGTGAAGTGAGGAAGCGAGCTAATGTGACCATTAGACTCTCCTCCATGGTCCTGAATCATCAGATAGCTCTTGTTGTACTTATGGAACAGCTTTACAG GGCATGGACTATTCTCAAGGGCCAAAATTACCATCATTGA
- the LOC106412563 gene encoding cytochrome P450 81C13-like produces the protein MENLWFIIFSLTAPIFFFFARSLWSQNSKLPPTPTSLPIIGHLHLIKKFPLPQALHHLSSVHGPVLFLKFGCRPVLVLSSPESIEECFTNHDQTLANRPRTITSDHFSYGYKNFGLAPYGDLWRTLRRLSTLEVFSSTSLQKNSFIRNEEVLNLCSRLFRSSVDSRKVDLKYHFTLLTAQVMLRLVSGSRGVEESGPESEKRFFDDFKSRFFSSMSMNVCDFFPVLRWIGFKGIEKRVMEMQRMRDEYLQRLIDDVRMKKFDSTGSVVEKFLRLQETEPEFYSDDVIKGIVVLMFNGGTDTSPAVMEWAMSVLLNHPDKLEKLREEIKSNAKQKGIIQDSDLSSLPYLRCVIYETLRLYPVAPLLLPHCSSKRFNLGNYELPENTMLFVNAWDVHRNGELWEDGDVFKPERFEGFLGDRDGYRFLPFGVGRRACPGAGFGMRTVALAVGALVQCFDWEKVDEGDIDMRAVFGVAMSKAEPLVALPKLRPDMVPILSQL, from the coding sequence atggaaaatCTCTGGTTTATCATCTTCTCTCTCACAGCtcctatcttcttcttcttcgccagATCCCTTTGGAGTCAAAACTCCAAGTTACCACCAACCCCTACGTCTCTTCCCATCATCGGCCATCTTCACCTTATCAAGAAGTTTCCTTTACCACAAGCTCTCCATCACCTCTCTTCAGTCCACGGCCCTGTTCTCTTTCTAAAATTCGGATGCCGTCCCGTCCTTGTCCTCTCTTCCCCAGAATCCATCGAAGAGTGCTTCACCAACCACGACCAAACCCTCGCGAACCGCCCCAGGACCATCACCTCTGATCACTTCAGCTACGGCTACAAGAACTTCGGACTCGCTCCTTACGGAGATCTCTGGAGAACTCTCCGCCGTCTCTCCACCCTCGAGGTCTTCTCCTCCACAAGTCTCCAGAAGAACTCCTTTATCCGTAACGAAGAAGTCTTGAATCTCTGTTCGAGACTCTTCAGATCATCCGTTGACTCTAGGAAAGTGGATCTCAAGTATCATTTCACGCTTCTCACTGCTCAGGTCATGCTCAGGTTAGTCTCTGGGAGTCGTGGCGTTGAAGAGAGCGGTCCGGAATCAGAGAAGAGGTTCTTTGATGATTTCAAGTCGAGGTTCTTCTCGAGCATGTCGATGAACGTCTGCGATTTTTTCCCAGTGTTGAGGTGGATTGGGTTCAAAGGTATTGAGAAGAGAGTGATGGAGATGCAGAGGATGAGAGATGAGTATCTTCAACGACTCATTGATGATGTTCGGATGAAGAAATTTGATTCAACCGGTTCGGTAGTGGAGAAGTTCTTACGCCTTCAAGAAACAGAACCAGAGTTCTACTCAGATGATGTCATCAAAGGAATCGTAGTGCTTATGTTCAACGGCGGAACTGATACTTCACCTGCGGTAATGGAATGGGCAATGTCGGTTTTGCTGAACCATCCTGATAAGCTTGAGAAGCTCAGAGAAGAAATCAAATCTAATGCTAAGCAAAAAGGGATTATACAAGACTCCGATCTCTCGAGCTTACCTTATCTTCGGTGTGTCATCTACGAGACGCTCAGGCTATACCCCGTAGCTCCACTCTTGCTTCCTCACTGCTCATCAAAGAGATTCAACTTAGGCAACTACGAGCTTCCGGAAAACACAATGTTGTTCGTAAATGCCTGGGATGTTCATAGAAACGGTGAGCTTTGGGAAGACGGGGATGTTTTCAAGCCTGAGAGATTTGAAGGGTTTCTTGGCGATAGAGATGGTTACAGGTTCTTGCCGTTTGGAGTTGGGAGGAGAGCATGCCCTGGAGCTGGATTTGGAATGAGGACAGTGGCGCTTGCTGTCGGAGCATTGGTTCAGTGTTTTGATTGGGAGAAGGTAGATGAAGGAGATATAGACATGAGGGCTGTTTTTGGTGTGGCAATGTCTAAGGCTGAGCCACTTGTCGCGTTGCCTAAGCTACGGCCTGATATGGTTCCTATCTTGTCTCAGCTCTAG
- the LOC106412578 gene encoding nonsense-mediated mRNA decay factor SMG7-like produces MEREILRTESMLLRQVETHIIRIVPNLFTAPKDSSRRPTGKRRGKGGDKDADVVAVPEKDKVTSADEMLKAFCVKFVRLNGILFTRTSLETFSDVLGSTSSSLRDLIWSSLTEDMIFW; encoded by the exons ATGGAGAGGGAGATTCTAAGAACCGAGAGCATGCTGCTGCGTCAAGTGGAAACCCACATCATCAG AATCGTGCCCAATTTGTTTACCGCTCCCAAAGACTCGTCTAGAAGGCCCACTGGTAAAAGAAGAGGTAAAGGCGGCGATAAAGATGCGGACGTGGTAGCTGTTCCTGAGAAGGATAAAGTAACTAGCGCAGATGAGATGCTCAAAGCATTCTGCGTTAAATTTGTTCGTCTCAACGGGATTCTTTTTACCCGAACAAG CCTCGAGACATTCTCAGATGTTCTTGGTTCCACTAGCAGCAGTCTACGAGatctgatttggtcgagcttaaCGGAAGATATGATTTTTTGGTAA